A segment of the Sphingomicrobium flavum genome:
ATGACCTGCTGATCGTGCCGGCGGGACTTTGGCTCGCCTTTCGCCTGATCCCCGCGCCGCTGCAGGAGGAATTGCGCGCGGCTGCTGCCGGGATGGCGCAGCGACCGGTCAGCCGGGTGGGTCTGATGCTGGTGATCGCCATGTGGGCGCTGGCAGCGCTGCTGGCCTGGCGCTGGCTAGCCTGACTTCCTGCCGATGAGCGTGCCCTTTTCGCCGCCTTTCCACAGGTGGAAGGCGATGTCCGGGTGCATGGCTTTCCATTTGCGCGCGATGAGGCGTTCGCCCGGACGGCTGGCATCGTCGAGGAGGATCGTGGCGCCCGGTGCCAGGCAGCTGAATAGGGTCTCCGCCGCGCCGCGGGTCATCGGGTGGATGGTCCAGGGCGGGCCGTCGATCAGCATCAGGTCGACCCCCGGTTCGATCGCGCCGGTATCGTAAAAGAGGCCGGGCCAGCCGCCGGGAGCGGGGGCGAGCGGGGCGTGGCGAATATGGGCATCGAGGCCATGGCCCTTGAGCCAGTCCGAGGTCTGCGCGACGAATTCGGCATGCTGGTCGTAGCTGGTGAGATGACCGCCGCCCGCCTTTTCCAATGCTTTGGCGATGATCAGCGAGGAGGCGCCGCATCCGAATTCGACGACGCGCTGCGGCTGTCGTTCAAGGATGGTATCGACGATGAGGTGCAGGAGGCCGGTATCGGCCTTCCAGCTGCCGAGGTTGGGCAGGGCGTCCTGCGGCAGGCCCAGCCTATCCAGCAGTCGCTGTTTTTCCGCCTTTGATCCGCCCCGCAGCGATTTCAGCAGGAAGGGCGCGGTGATGGGGGCGAAAAGCGCGAACATCGCCCGATCTTTCCAGCCGACATGCGCGTCCGACGCATGACTCTTCGGCCAGAACCCGGTCTGCTCGCGCGAGGTCATTGGGCGAAGGGGTCGGAGACCAGGATGGTGTCTTCGCGCTGCGGGCTGGTCGAGACGAGCGCGACCGGGCAGCGGATCAATTCTTCGATGCGGCGGACATATTTGATCGCGCGCGCGGGCAATTCGGCCCAGCTCCTGGCGCCGGCCGTCGTGCCTTCCCAGCCCTCCAGCTCTTCATAAATGGGCTCGACCCGTTCCTGGTCGAGCGCATGGGGCGGGAGATAGTCATATTCCTGATCGCCGATGCGATAGCCGACGCAGATCTTCACCTTGTCCATGCCATCCAGAACGTCGATCTTGGTCAGCGCGATCCCGGTGACGCCCGAAACTGCGGCAGACTGGCGCACCAGCACGGCGTCGAACCAGCCGCAGCGGCGCTGGCGGCCCGTCACGGTGCCGAATTCATGCCCGCGCTCGCCCAGCCGCTGGCCGATCTCGTCATTGAGCTCGGTCGGGAAGGGACCGGCGCCGACGCGGGTGGTGTAGGCCTTGACGATGCCGAGAACGAAGCCCGCCGCGCCCGGCCCCATGCCGCTGCCCGCACCCGTGGTGCCGGCGACGGTGTTGGAGGAGGTGACGAAGGGGTAGGTGCCATGATCGACATCGAGGAGGACGCCCTGCGCCCCTTCGAACAGGATGCGCCGGCCGGCACGTCGCGCTTCGTCAAGATCGCGCCAGACCGGGCGGGCAAAGGGCAGCACGAAATCGGCGATTTCTTTGAGGTCGTTCAGCAGGCGCTGGCGATCGACCTTGGGCTGGCCGAAGCCCGCGCGCAGATGATCATGATGCGCGCACAGGCGGTCGATCTGCGGTTCGAGATCATCGAGATGGGCAAGGTCGCACACTCGGATGGCGCGGCGGCCGACCTTGTCTTCATAGGCGGGACCGATGCCGCGCCGCGTGGTGCCGATCTTGCCCTTGCCCGAAGCGTCTTCGCGTAGCGCATCGAGATCGCGGTGGATGGGCAGGATGAGCGGGGCATTTTCGGCAATCCATAACAGGTCGGGTGTGATGGTGACGCCCTGGCCGCGCAATTTCTCGACCTCGGCCTGGAGCGCCCAGGGGTCGAGCACGACGCCATTGCCGATGACCGACGGGGTGCCGGTGACGATGCCCGAGGGCAGCAGCGACAATTTGTAGACATTGTCGCCCACGACAAGCGTATGGCCGGCATTGTGGCCGCCCTGGAAGCGCACGACGAGATCGGCGCGGCTGGCCAGCCAGTCGACGATCTTGCCCTTGCCTTCATCGCCCCATTGCGCGCCGATGACCGTGACATTGCCCATGCTGAAAATACCCCTTGGAAGTTCGTTCGACGCCTAGGGGGCGGCAGAGGATTCGTCCAGCCTCGACAAGGCGACGATTTGCGACAAATGTTCACGCCATGGCATGCGCGGTGCCGCTAGGCTGTCTGCCAAGGAGATGGCGATGATGACGATGATGACGATGATGGCAATGCTGGCATGGGCCGCGCTAGCGCAGGAGAGCGTCAGCTATGGCGAGCATCGGCGGCAAAGCTATGACTTGAGCGTGCCACAGGCCGCGCAACCCGCGCCGGTGGTCCTTTTCGTCCATGGTGGGGGCTGGGTTCTGGGTGACAAGAAGAGCGGTGCGGGGCGCAAGGCCGCGCATTTCACCGCGCAGGGCTGGGCCTTTGCGACGACGGGATACCGGCTGGTGCCCGAGGTAACGGTCGAGGAGCAGGCTGCCGATGTGGCGGCGGCGATTGCCGACCTTATCGGCCGCGATGATGTCGATGGCCGCACCCTGGTCTTGATGGGGCATAGCGCGGGCGCGCATCTCGCCGCGCTGGTGGCGACCGATCCGCGTTATCTCGCGGCCGAGGGACTGGGCATGGACGCGGTGGACGGCGTCGTGCTGCTTGACGGCGCCGGCTATGACGTGCCGGCGCGGATGCAAAGCAACGGGCGCGGCGCGCGATTGTTCGCGCGGGTATTCGGCGACGATCGAGCCCGGCAATGGGCGCTGCCCCCGCAGGCGCATGTGGCCGCGCCGAATGCGCTGCGCTGGCTGATCCTGCCGATCGCCGACCGTTCGGCCAGCAATGGCCAGTCCAAAGCGCTGGGCGATGGCCTGCGCAGCGCCGGCAATTCGGTGACCATCGCCGCGATGGAAGGCGAAACGCATAGCAGCATCAATCGCGGCTTCGGCGAACCCGGAGACGAGGCGACGCGGCTGGTCGATGCGATGCTGGCGGACAAGAAGGACTGATCAAGAACGCTTGCATTGCGACGCGATTGGAGCATGAATTGCCCATCCATATGATGGGGGAGAAGGCGATGCGTTTCTTGTTTGCGGCCCTGGCATTGGGCCTGGCGATTCCGACCGGTGCGGCAGCGCAGGATTTCGAGGTCGAGGAAGAGGAAATCGACTTTAACGAAGCCAATATCGTGGTCACCGGAACGCGCATTCGCTCCGACTTTGAAGGCTATAGCGATAGCGTCCCGCTGGTTGGCTATCAGCGGCAAGCAGATTTCCTGTTGCAGCCGATCCGCATCACCGGCGACACGCGCGACGCCGGGCAGCGCGTGCGCGAGGTCTACCAGACCATTGAGCGCTTCCTGCGCGCCGCCAATGCCCAGGGCATCGCGCTGGCTTATGGCGATGTGGTCACGACCGATGTGACCTCGGCCAATGTGCGCGACCTTCCGCTGCGCGGGGCCGGTCGTCCGGATACGAGCGGCATCACCCTTTATGCCACCACCAAGCTGTCGGAAATGAATGTCGCAACCGCGCAGGAGCGGCTGTCGGCCTTGATGAACGACTTCAATCCGGTCGGACGCGCACTGGTTGAAAGCGGGGGGAGCCCCAGCCTTTCGATCGTCGGGCCCGACCGCTATCGCCCGCAAATCGTCGAAGCGGTCGCCGCCGATGCCAATGCGATGGCCGCGCGCTTTGGCGATGGCTATGCGGTCGAGGTGACCGGGCTGGAAGGCACGGTGCAATGGCAGCGGCGGGGGACGACGGACCTGTTCCTCTACATCCCCTACCGGCTGACCATTACGCCCAAGCCCTAAAAGCGCAGCGGCACGACCTGGCGCACGCCGTCGAGGGCGCACAGCTTGTCGACGGTGGCCTTGTCGGGCTCGCTGTCGATGGCGATCAGCGCAACCGCGGCGCCGCCGACCTTGCGGCGGCCAAGGTTGAAGGTCGCGATGTTGATATCGGCTTCGCCCAGCGTGGTGCCCAACTTGCCGATGAAGCCCGGCGTATCGGTGTTGGTGATATAGAGCATGGGGCCGGACAATTCGGCCTCGATGCCGACGCCGAAGATGTGGACGAGGCGCGGATTGTTGTGGCCGAACAGTGTGCCGGCGACCGCGCGCGGGCCCTTTTCGGTCTGTGCGGTGACGCGCACCAGCGTGTGATAATCGCCTTCATGATTGTGCCGCACTTCGGAAACGTCGAGGCCGCGATCCTTCGCCAGTACCGGGGCATTGACCATGTTCACGCTGTCCGAGTAGCTGCCCATCAGCCCGGCCAGCACCGCGCCTGAAATCGGCTTGATATTGAGCTCGGCAGCATCGCCTTCCACTTCGATGGCGAGGCTTTCAATCTTGTCGCCCAGCGCCTGGCCGATCAGTTTGCCGAGATTTTCGGCCATGCCCATATAGGGTTTGACGCGCGGCGCTTCCTCGGCGCTGAGGCTGGGCATGTTGATGGCGTTGGTGACCGCGCCCGTCAGCAGGAAATCGGCCATCTGTTCGGCGACCTGGATGGCGACATTGACCTGCGCCTCCTGGGTCGAAGCGCCCAGATGCGGGGTGGAAACGAAGCCCGGCGTGCCGAACAAGGGACTGTCAGTGGCAGGCTCGGTCTCGAAGACGTCCAGCGCCGCGCCCGCGACCTGGCCGCTGTCGAGCGCGTCCTTCAACGCCGCCTCGTCGATCAGTCCGCCGCGCGCGCAGTTGATGATGCGCACGCTTTTCTTGGTCTTGGCCAGCGCGTCGCGGCCCAAAATGCCGCGGGTCTGATCGGTCAGCGGGGTGTGCAGCGTGATGAAATCGGCGCGCGCGAGCAAAGCGTCGAGATCGACCTTCTCCACGCCCATCTCGACCGCGCGTTCGGGGGTGAGGAAGGGATCATAGGCGATCACCTTCATTTTCAGTCCCAAGGCACGGCTGGCGACGATCGAACCGATATTGCCGGCACCGATGAGGCCCAGCGTCTTGCCGGTCAGCTCGACGCCCATGAATTTGGATTTTTCCCATTTGCCGGCCTGGGTGGAGGCATCTGCGGCGGGAAGCTGGCGCGCCAGCGCGAACATCATCGCGATGGCATGTTCGGCGGTCGTGATCGAATTGCCGAAGGGCGTATTCATGACCACGATACCGCGCTGGGTGGCGGCAGCGATATCGACATTGTCGACGCCGATACCGGCGCGACCGATGACCTTCAGATTGGTAGCGGCCGAAAGAATGTCTTCATTAGGCTTGGTCGCCGAGCGCACGGCAAGCCCGTCATATTGACCGATCACGGCCTTCAATTCTTCGGGGGTCATGCCCGGCTTCTCGTCGACCTCCAGACCGCGTTCGCGGAAGATTTCGGCGGCGCGGGGGTCCATCTTGTCGGCAATCAGAATCTTCATTTGGTTTCTTCCCATGCCCAGTCGAGCCAGGGGCCGAGGGCTTGAATGTCAGCGGTATCGACGGTGGCCCCGCACCAGATGCGCAGCCCCGGCGGGGCGTCGCGATAGCCGGCAATGTCATAGGCGACGTCTTCGGCTTCGAGCAGCTTGGTCATGCGCTTGATGCGATCGGCATCGGCACCTTCAAGCGTCAGGCAGACGCCGGTGCGGCTGCGGATGGCAGGGTCCGCGCACAGGTGATGGAGCCAATCGCGTTCCTCGACCAATTGGTTCACGGCTTCGGCATTGGCGGTGCAGCGCGCGATCATGCCTTCGAGCCCGCCAATGCTTTCCGCCCACTCGAGCGCGAAGATGGCGTCTTCGACCGCCAGCATCGACGGCGTGTTGATCGTCTCGCCGCGGAAGATGCCTTCGATCAGCTTGCCATCCTTTGTCATGCGGAACAGCTTGGGCAGTGGGCGATCGGGGGTGTAGCTTTCGAGCCGTTCGACCGCACGGGGGCCCAGGATCAGCACGCCATGCGCGGCTTCCCCGCCCAATACCTTTTGCCAGCTGAAGGTGGCGACATCGATCTGGTTCCACGGCAGGTTGTGGGCAAAGACCGCGCTGGTGGCATCGGCGAAGCTGAGGCCCTGCCGGTTGTCGGGAATCCATTTGCCATCGGGCACGCGCACACCGCTGGTGGTGCCGTTCCACGTGAACAGCACGTCATGGTGCCAGCCGACCTTCTTGAGGTCGGGCAGCTGGCCGTAATCGGCTTCCATCACATGGGTATCGAGCTTGAGCTCCTTGGTCGCATCGGTGACCCAGCCCTTGCCAAAGCTTTCCCAGGCAAGCGCGGTGACCGGGCGCTGGCCCAGCATCGTCCACATCGCCATTTCATAGGCACCGGTATCCGAGCCCGGCACGATACCGATGCGGTGGGTATCGGGCAGTTCGAGGACGGCGCGCATCTTGTCGATGCAATGTTGCAGCCGTGCCTTGCCCAGTGCCGAACGGTGCGAGCGCCCGAGGCTTTCCACAGGAAGTTTGTCGGCGGACCAGCCCGGCGGCTTGGCGCAGGGACCGGAAGAGAAATGCGGCCGCGCAGGGCGCACGGCAGGTTTGTTCGTCACGTTCATACTCCCCTTACAGAGAGGCGCGCCGCGTTGGGACGGCGTGGCCCACTGACAGTGCTAGTTGATAGGGGAGACGGATGACAGGCTGAATCGCTCCGACATCAGGTGAAAAATTCGCGAACTTCCGCGGATTACCGTTTACTTTGCGTTAAATGGTTAACGTATCGCAAGACTATCGTGCGGTTTATCGCATCGATTTGGCATTTCGTCTCTATTACCGGAACAGTTGGTTGAATTGCTTAACTTTTCCGGCTCAGTCTCACTCCAGCGACTTCGAGGGGCACATTTTTGGTCGCAGGAGAGCGAGGACGGGGGTCCTCATATTGGGAGTTTTAGTTCGACCGCCGCATTTTTAGGCGCGATGGCCGAACTAATAGAGCGGGTGAGGCAAATATGTTCATTTCGGCGATCCGAAATATCGTGAGGGATCGAGAGATCATCGTGCGCGATGGCGACACGGCGAAGATCGTGCGTATTCCTGCGTTGATGCAGTTTGCCGTCATTGCGATCCTGCTCTGCCTTACCGCCTGGTCCGGCTATGCCGCTGCCCGTCTTGCCACCGCCCATTCGGCGGTGCTTTCATATCAGGCCCATGAACGTGCCGAACATGCCCGCCTGGCTGAACGCCAGGAAGTCCTCGCCGCGCTGGGCGCCCAGCTGCTGGAAGAGCGCTATCAGGCCAAGCTGGCCGAGCTGAAAGAAATGGGCGTCGACATGCCCGCCATGGGCGGCCCGTTCGAGGAAACCGACAAGGGCGACGAGAATTTCCGCGAGCTGTTCAATAATTGGAAGAAACTCGACAGCCTGCATTCAGGCGCAATCGCGGTGCCTTCGGACAAGCCGGTGAAGTCGGCCACGCTGACGTCGGCTTATGGTACCCGTACCGATCCCTTCAAGGGCAGCCGCGCGCGCCATGGCGGGATCGATCTTGCCGGCCCGGTGGGCACGCCCATTTATGCGACCGCTGACGGTGTTGTGCTGCGCGCGGGTTGGAACAGTGGCGGCTATGGCAATTTGGTCGAAGTCGACCATGGCAACGGTATCGTCACCCGCTATGCCCATATGTCGAAGATTACGGTGAATGCGGGCGACCGCGTCAATCGCGGGCAGAAGGTCGGCCAGATGGGTTCGACCGGCCGTTCGACCGGCAGCCACCTTCACTATGAAGTCCGCATCGACGGCAAGGCCGTCAATCCGATCCCCTTCATGCGCTCGGCCGATTATCTGGTCGCGCTCAATGACAAGGCCGAAGGCAGCGAAGAAGTCGGCCTCGGCGGCGGCGGGCGCTAATCACGCCAGGAGCGCTTGCTCCGCCCCCGCATCATCCCTATCTCGCTCGTCGTGAGTGACATTATCCTGACCCCCAACGCTGCGGCCCGTGTGGCCGCGATTGCCGCCAAGCAAGGCGCGCCCGCCGTGCTGCGTCTGTCCGTCGAGGGCGGAGGCTGTTCGGGGTTCACCTACAAGTTCGAGCTTGGCGAAGTCGAAGAGGGTGACAGCCGCGCCGAGGAAGGCGGGGTCACGCTGGTGGTCGATCCGGTCAGCATCGACCTCATTCGCGGCTCGGCCGTCGATTTCGTCGAAAATCTGGGTGGGGCCAGCTTCCAGGTGACCAATCCCAACGCGGCCAGCGGCTGCGGCTGCGGCGCGAGCTTCTCCGTCTGATGGTCAATATCGTCAGTTTCAACATCAATGGCCTGCGCGCGCGCCTGCCCCGCCTGATCGAGTTTCTCGACAAGGAAAAGCCGGACATTGTCTGCCTCCAGGAAATCAAGGGCCTGCCCGAAGCCTTGCCGACCGATGAGGTGGAGGCTGCCGGCTACAAGGCGCACTGGCATGGCCAGAAAGGCTTCAACGGCGTTGCCATCCTGTCGCGCAGCGAGGGGGAACTGACGCTGCGTCGCACCGGGCTGCCCGACGATCCCAACTCCGACCAGGCCCGCTATATCGAGGCCGAAGCGCATGGCGTGGTGGTAGGCTGCATTTATCTGCCCAACGGCAATCCGGTGGGCACTGACAAGTTCGATTACAAACTGGCCTGGATGGACAAGTTGGCAGCACATGCCCAGACGCTGCTGGCGGAGGAAAAGCCGGTGGTATTGGCCGGGGACTATAATGTCATCCCCGAGGATCGCGACACGTTCAGCGTCAAGGCGATGGCGAGCGACGCGCTGATGCAGCCGGAAAGCCGCGCGGCCTTGCGCAAGCTGGCCTATCAGGGCTGGACCGACGCGCTGCGGCAGGTTCATCCCGACGAGGACAAGCTCTACACCTTCTGGGATTATCAGGCGGGAGCCTGGCAGCGCGATGCGGGTTTCCGGATCG
Coding sequences within it:
- a CDS encoding YkvA family protein; translated protein: MLMERLRGWARRLKRDALIVWLAARHPAVPLAAKAVAALVAAYAFSPIDLIPDFIPVLGLLDDLLIVPAGLWLAFRLIPAPLQEELRAAAAGMAQRPVSRVGLMLVIAMWALAALLAWRWLA
- a CDS encoding class I SAM-dependent methyltransferase, whose translation is MFALFAPITAPFLLKSLRGGSKAEKQRLLDRLGLPQDALPNLGSWKADTGLLHLIVDTILERQPQRVVEFGCGASSLIIAKALEKAGGGHLTSYDQHAEFVAQTSDWLKGHGLDAHIRHAPLAPAPGGWPGLFYDTGAIEPGVDLMLIDGPPWTIHPMTRGAAETLFSCLAPGATILLDDASRPGERLIARKWKAMHPDIAFHLWKGGEKGTLIGRKSG
- a CDS encoding adenylosuccinate synthase; this encodes MGNVTVIGAQWGDEGKGKIVDWLASRADLVVRFQGGHNAGHTLVVGDNVYKLSLLPSGIVTGTPSVIGNGVVLDPWALQAEVEKLRGQGVTITPDLLWIAENAPLILPIHRDLDALREDASGKGKIGTTRRGIGPAYEDKVGRRAIRVCDLAHLDDLEPQIDRLCAHHDHLRAGFGQPKVDRQRLLNDLKEIADFVLPFARPVWRDLDEARRAGRRILFEGAQGVLLDVDHGTYPFVTSSNTVAGTTGAGSGMGPGAAGFVLGIVKAYTTRVGAGPFPTELNDEIGQRLGERGHEFGTVTGRQRRCGWFDAVLVRQSAAVSGVTGIALTKIDVLDGMDKVKICVGYRIGDQEYDYLPPHALDQERVEPIYEELEGWEGTTAGARSWAELPARAIKYVRRIEELIRCPVALVSTSPQREDTILVSDPFAQ
- a CDS encoding alpha/beta hydrolase encodes the protein MMTMMTMMAMLAWAALAQESVSYGEHRRQSYDLSVPQAAQPAPVVLFVHGGGWVLGDKKSGAGRKAAHFTAQGWAFATTGYRLVPEVTVEEQAADVAAAIADLIGRDDVDGRTLVLMGHSAGAHLAALVATDPRYLAAEGLGMDAVDGVVLLDGAGYDVPARMQSNGRGARLFARVFGDDRARQWALPPQAHVAAPNALRWLILPIADRSASNGQSKALGDGLRSAGNSVTIAAMEGETHSSINRGFGEPGDEATRLVDAMLADKKD
- a CDS encoding TonB-dependent receptor, producing the protein MRFLFAALALGLAIPTGAAAQDFEVEEEEIDFNEANIVVTGTRIRSDFEGYSDSVPLVGYQRQADFLLQPIRITGDTRDAGQRVREVYQTIERFLRAANAQGIALAYGDVVTTDVTSANVRDLPLRGAGRPDTSGITLYATTKLSEMNVATAQERLSALMNDFNPVGRALVESGGSPSLSIVGPDRYRPQIVEAVAADANAMAARFGDGYAVEVTGLEGTVQWQRRGTTDLFLYIPYRLTITPKP
- the serA gene encoding phosphoglycerate dehydrogenase, with protein sequence MKILIADKMDPRAAEIFRERGLEVDEKPGMTPEELKAVIGQYDGLAVRSATKPNEDILSAATNLKVIGRAGIGVDNVDIAAATQRGIVVMNTPFGNSITTAEHAIAMMFALARQLPAADASTQAGKWEKSKFMGVELTGKTLGLIGAGNIGSIVASRALGLKMKVIAYDPFLTPERAVEMGVEKVDLDALLARADFITLHTPLTDQTRGILGRDALAKTKKSVRIINCARGGLIDEAALKDALDSGQVAGAALDVFETEPATDSPLFGTPGFVSTPHLGASTQEAQVNVAIQVAEQMADFLLTGAVTNAINMPSLSAEEAPRVKPYMGMAENLGKLIGQALGDKIESLAIEVEGDAAELNIKPISGAVLAGLMGSYSDSVNMVNAPVLAKDRGLDVSEVRHNHEGDYHTLVRVTAQTEKGPRAVAGTLFGHNNPRLVHIFGVGIEAELSGPMLYITNTDTPGFIGKLGTTLGEADINIATFNLGRRKVGGAAVALIAIDSEPDKATVDKLCALDGVRQVVPLRF
- a CDS encoding phosphoserine transaminase, which translates into the protein MNVTNKPAVRPARPHFSSGPCAKPPGWSADKLPVESLGRSHRSALGKARLQHCIDKMRAVLELPDTHRIGIVPGSDTGAYEMAMWTMLGQRPVTALAWESFGKGWVTDATKELKLDTHVMEADYGQLPDLKKVGWHHDVLFTWNGTTSGVRVPDGKWIPDNRQGLSFADATSAVFAHNLPWNQIDVATFSWQKVLGGEAAHGVLILGPRAVERLESYTPDRPLPKLFRMTKDGKLIEGIFRGETINTPSMLAVEDAIFALEWAESIGGLEGMIARCTANAEAVNQLVEERDWLHHLCADPAIRSRTGVCLTLEGADADRIKRMTKLLEAEDVAYDIAGYRDAPPGLRIWCGATVDTADIQALGPWLDWAWEETK
- a CDS encoding M23 family metallopeptidase translates to MRDREIIVRDGDTAKIVRIPALMQFAVIAILLCLTAWSGYAAARLATAHSAVLSYQAHERAEHARLAERQEVLAALGAQLLEERYQAKLAELKEMGVDMPAMGGPFEETDKGDENFRELFNNWKKLDSLHSGAIAVPSDKPVKSATLTSAYGTRTDPFKGSRARHGGIDLAGPVGTPIYATADGVVLRAGWNSGGYGNLVEVDHGNGIVTRYAHMSKITVNAGDRVNRGQKVGQMGSTGRSTGSHLHYEVRIDGKAVNPIPFMRSADYLVALNDKAEGSEEVGLGGGGR
- a CDS encoding HesB/IscA family protein produces the protein MSDIILTPNAAARVAAIAAKQGAPAVLRLSVEGGGCSGFTYKFELGEVEEGDSRAEEGGVTLVVDPVSIDLIRGSAVDFVENLGGASFQVTNPNAASGCGCGASFSV
- the xth gene encoding exodeoxyribonuclease III, whose product is MVNIVSFNINGLRARLPRLIEFLDKEKPDIVCLQEIKGLPEALPTDEVEAAGYKAHWHGQKGFNGVAILSRSEGELTLRRTGLPDDPNSDQARYIEAEAHGVVVGCIYLPNGNPVGTDKFDYKLAWMDKLAAHAQTLLAEEKPVVLAGDYNVIPEDRDTFSVKAMASDALMQPESRAALRKLAYQGWTDALRQVHPDEDKLYTFWDYQAGAWQRDAGFRIDHFLLSPQAADRLAGAGVHKWARGEEKASDHAPVWVQLHD